A section of the Babylonia areolata isolate BAREFJ2019XMU chromosome 1, ASM4173473v1, whole genome shotgun sequence genome encodes:
- the LOC143293442 gene encoding intraflagellar transport protein 27 homolog, with product MPTVLRAKCIVTGDAGVGKSSICQVFHSDSAQFPKNYTMTMGVEVLVKPVNIPDSRDQVEMYLFDSAGKEVFSESLPTFWDQPAVVMVVYDVTDETSFSSCAKWLERVRAVTPKCTMPGVLVANKTDLDQRRVISPKEGKDLAMSSGLEYFECSAKEMQNVDTPFFYLAHEFHKLYEERLQMFSSIV from the exons GCGATGCTGGTGTTGGGAAAAGCTCCATCTGCCAAGTGTTTCACAGTGATTCAGCTCAGTTCCCCAAAAACTACACAATG ACAATGGGTGTTGAAGTGTTGGTGAAGCCTGTTAACATTCCTGATTCACGAGATCAAGTG GAGATGTACTTATTTGATTCTGCCGGCAAAGAAGTGTTTTCAGAGAGTCTACCCACATTT TGGGATCAGCCGGCAGTGGTTATGGTGGTGTATGACGTGACTGATGAGACCTCTTTCTCTAGCTGTGCCAAGTGGCTGGAGAGAGTCCGTGCCGTGACACCCAAGTGCACCATGCCAG GTGTACTTGTGGCCAATAAGACAGACCTGGACCAGCGGCGAGTGATCAGCCCCAAGGAAGGCAAAGACCTGGCCATGTCCAGTGGACTGGAGTACTTTGAGTGTTCTGCT AAAGAAATGCAGAATGTGGACACCCCCTTCTTTTACCTGGCCCATGAGTTCCACAAACTCTACGAAGAACGTCTGCAAATGTTTTCATCTATAGTGTGA